From the genome of Spodoptera frugiperda isolate SF20-4 chromosome 23, AGI-APGP_CSIRO_Sfru_2.0, whole genome shotgun sequence, one region includes:
- the LOC118266699 gene encoding serine/threonine-protein kinase tousled-like 2 isoform X6, producing MSAGSQIQMAPQTTVNTGQPLHNQDSNMSTGSSHSDKEVDALTPEKSAAMRGSTAAPGTALVPPSGATPTIAMPERKRKRKGEEGVGGGGGGGGKQRHNSSDKNIREYFSKHPSSSPVRHAGAKSPSPQGANYPMYPPSPSSIMPPGADFLRSASQPRPHTSVKQVQTELTCQRIQELETQASSDLEVRNNKIDELTRSNEELKHQVQAQSKVIDQHKSHINKCIEVVKKLLNEKSTIEKKEARQRCMQNRLRLGQFVTQRVGATFQENWTDGYAFQELTRRQEEITAEKEEIDRQKKLLFKKRPVNNEGGGGRGKRASSAAPSTPQPSPLHNGTEAPTFLKPDPLPSMTYQEYYEADEILKLRQSALKKEDADLQLEMEKLERERNLHIRELKRIHNEDQSRFSQHPVLSDRYLLLMLLGKGGFSEVHKAFDLREQRYTACKVHQLNKDWKEDKKANYIKHALREYNIHKALDHPRIVKLYDVFEIDGNSFCTVLEYCNGHDLDFYLKQHKTIPEREARSIVMQVVSALKYLNEIKPPVIHYDLKPGNILLTEGNVCGEIKITDFGLSKVMDEENYNPDHGMDLTSQGAGTYWYLPPECFVVGKNPPKISSKVDVWSVGVIFYQCLYGKKPFGHNQSQATILEENTILKATEVQFANKPTVSNEAKSFIRACLAYRKEERIDVFGLARHEYLQPPMPKSRGAGGASGGGAGGASSAGGAAVQAAAFSSNMFGAGSSS from the exons GGTCATCTCATAGTGATAAAGAAGTTGACGCTTTAACTCCGGAAAAGTCTGCCGCTATGCGAGGCTCCACTGCTGCTCCTGGCACTGCTTTAGTGCCCCCAAGCGGTGCCACACCTACTATAGCCATGCCAGAAAGAAAGAGGAAACGGAAAG GAGAAGAAGGCGTtggcggcggcgggggcggtGGCGGCAAACAGAGGCACAATTCATCAGACAAAAATATTAGGGAATATTTCTCGAAACACCCCTCTTCAAGTCCTGTGAGGCATGCCGGTGCCAAGTCGCCATCCCCGCAGGGCGCGAATTATCCTATG TACCCACCGTCACCCTCGTCGATAATGCCTCCTGGTGCCGATTTTTTACGTTCGGCGTCCCAGCCACGACCCCACACATCTGTAAAACAG GTTCAAACAGAACTGACATGCCAGAGGATACAGGAGTTAGAAACTCAAGCGTCTTCTGACttagaagtaagaaataataaaatagatgaATTAACGAGATCTAATGAAGAATTGAAACATCAAGTGCAAGCACAGAGCAAG GTAATAGATCAACATAAATCACACATCAATAAATGTATAGAAGTTGTAAAGAAATTGTTAAATGAGAAAAGCACAATTGAGAAGAAAGAGGCTAGGCAGCGGTGCATGCAGAATAGACTGAGGCTTGGCCAGTTTGTGACGCAGCGCGTCGGCGCCACGTTTCAAGAGAATTGGACTGATGGATACGCATTTCAAGAATTAACGAG GCGGCAAGAAGAAATAACTGCagaaaaagaagaaatagaTCGTCAGAAAAAGTTGTTATTTAAAAAGCGGCCAGTGAACAACGAGGGCGGCGGTGGTCGCGGCAAGCGAGCGTCCAGCGCCGCGCCCAGCACGCCTCAGCCGTCTCCGCTACACAACGGGACGGAAGCACCCACCTTCCTCAAACCAGACCCGCTACCTAGCATGACCTATCAGGAGTATTATGAAGCTGATGAAATATTAAAG ttgAGACAGAGTGCACTTAAAAAAGAAGATGCGGACTTGCAGCTAGAAATGGAAAAGTTAGAACGAGAAAGAAATCTTCACATTAGGGAACTGAAGCGAATACACAATGAAGATCAGAGCCGCTTCTCACAGCATCCTGTGCTCTCTGATCG GTACCTACTGTTGATGTTGCTCGGAAAAGGTGGCTTCAGTGAAGTCCATAAGGCATTTGACCTGCGAGAGCAGCGGTATACTGCGTGCAAGGTGCATCAACTCAACAAAGACTGGAAGGAAGATAAGAAGGCCAACTATATCAA ACACGCGCTGAGGGAGTACAATATTCACAAAGCATTAGACCACCCTCgaattgtaaaattatatgaCGTATTTGAAATTGACGGCAACTCGTTTTGTACAGTGCTTGAGTACTGTAATGGACATGATCTCGATTTTTATCTCAAACAG CACAAGACAATTCCGGAGCGTGAGGCTCGCTCGATCGTGATGCAAGTCGTGTCAGCGTTGAAGTATTTAAACGAGATCAAGCCCCCAGTGATCCACTACGACTTGAAGCCAGGCAACATCCTCCTCACCGAGGGTAACGTCTGCGGCGAGATCAAGATCACTGACTTCGGTCTGTCCAAAGTGATGGACGAAGAGAATTACAATCCCGACCACGGGATGGACTTAACGAGCCAGGGAGCAGGCACTTATTG GTACCTGCCGCCTGAATGCTTCGTTGTCGGTAAAAACCCACCAAAGATCAGTAGCAAGGTGGACGTTTGGAGTGTGGGAGTAATCTTCTACCAGTGTCTATATGGCAAGAAGCCGTTCGGACACAACCAAAGCCAGGCCACCATACTGGAGGAGAACACAATACTAAAGGCGACCGAGGTGCAGTTTGCTAACAAACCTACGGTCAGCAATGAGGCTAAG AGCTTCATCCGGGCGTGCCTGGCGTACCGCAAGGAGGAGCGCATCGACGTGTTCGGTCTGGCGCGGCACGAGTACCTGCAGCCGCCAATGCCCAAGTCCCGGGGCGCCGGGGGCGCgagcggcgggggcgcggggggcgcgagctcggcgggcggcgcggcggtgcAGGCGGCGGCCTTCAGCTCCAACATGTTCGGCGCGGGCTCGTCGTCCtag
- the LOC118266699 gene encoding serine/threonine-protein kinase tousled-like 2 isoform X7, with amino-acid sequence MHDYKSGANINHVGLLSSLSKRSSHSDKEVDALTPEKSAAMRGSTAAPGTALVPPSGATPTIAMPERKRKRKGEEGVGGGGGGGGKQRHNSSDKNIREYFSKHPSSSPVRHAGAKSPSPQGANYPMYPPSPSSIMPPGADFLRSASQPRPHTSVKQVQTELTCQRIQELETQASSDLEVRNNKIDELTRSNEELKHQVQAQSKVIDQHKSHINKCIEVVKKLLNEKSTIEKKEARQRCMQNRLRLGQFVTQRVGATFQENWTDGYAFQELTRRQEEITAEKEEIDRQKKLLFKKRPVNNEGGGGRGKRASSAAPSTPQPSPLHNGTEAPTFLKPDPLPSMTYQEYYEADEILKLRQSALKKEDADLQLEMEKLERERNLHIRELKRIHNEDQSRFSQHPVLSDRYLLLMLLGKGGFSEVHKAFDLREQRYTACKVHQLNKDWKEDKKANYIKHALREYNIHKALDHPRIVKLYDVFEIDGNSFCTVLEYCNGHDLDFYLKQHKTIPEREARSIVMQVVSALKYLNEIKPPVIHYDLKPGNILLTEGNVCGEIKITDFGLSKVMDEENYNPDHGMDLTSQGAGTYWYLPPECFVVGKNPPKISSKVDVWSVGVIFYQCLYGKKPFGHNQSQATILEENTILKATEVQFANKPTVSNEAKSFIRACLAYRKEERIDVFGLARHEYLQPPMPKSRGAGGASGGGAGGASSAGGAAVQAAAFSSNMFGAGSSS; translated from the exons ATGCATGACTATAAAAGTGGAGCTAACATAAACCACGTCGGCCTACTGAGCTCCTTGTCAAAAA GGTCATCTCATAGTGATAAAGAAGTTGACGCTTTAACTCCGGAAAAGTCTGCCGCTATGCGAGGCTCCACTGCTGCTCCTGGCACTGCTTTAGTGCCCCCAAGCGGTGCCACACCTACTATAGCCATGCCAGAAAGAAAGAGGAAACGGAAAG GAGAAGAAGGCGTtggcggcggcgggggcggtGGCGGCAAACAGAGGCACAATTCATCAGACAAAAATATTAGGGAATATTTCTCGAAACACCCCTCTTCAAGTCCTGTGAGGCATGCCGGTGCCAAGTCGCCATCCCCGCAGGGCGCGAATTATCCTATG TACCCACCGTCACCCTCGTCGATAATGCCTCCTGGTGCCGATTTTTTACGTTCGGCGTCCCAGCCACGACCCCACACATCTGTAAAACAG GTTCAAACAGAACTGACATGCCAGAGGATACAGGAGTTAGAAACTCAAGCGTCTTCTGACttagaagtaagaaataataaaatagatgaATTAACGAGATCTAATGAAGAATTGAAACATCAAGTGCAAGCACAGAGCAAG GTAATAGATCAACATAAATCACACATCAATAAATGTATAGAAGTTGTAAAGAAATTGTTAAATGAGAAAAGCACAATTGAGAAGAAAGAGGCTAGGCAGCGGTGCATGCAGAATAGACTGAGGCTTGGCCAGTTTGTGACGCAGCGCGTCGGCGCCACGTTTCAAGAGAATTGGACTGATGGATACGCATTTCAAGAATTAACGAG GCGGCAAGAAGAAATAACTGCagaaaaagaagaaatagaTCGTCAGAAAAAGTTGTTATTTAAAAAGCGGCCAGTGAACAACGAGGGCGGCGGTGGTCGCGGCAAGCGAGCGTCCAGCGCCGCGCCCAGCACGCCTCAGCCGTCTCCGCTACACAACGGGACGGAAGCACCCACCTTCCTCAAACCAGACCCGCTACCTAGCATGACCTATCAGGAGTATTATGAAGCTGATGAAATATTAAAG ttgAGACAGAGTGCACTTAAAAAAGAAGATGCGGACTTGCAGCTAGAAATGGAAAAGTTAGAACGAGAAAGAAATCTTCACATTAGGGAACTGAAGCGAATACACAATGAAGATCAGAGCCGCTTCTCACAGCATCCTGTGCTCTCTGATCG GTACCTACTGTTGATGTTGCTCGGAAAAGGTGGCTTCAGTGAAGTCCATAAGGCATTTGACCTGCGAGAGCAGCGGTATACTGCGTGCAAGGTGCATCAACTCAACAAAGACTGGAAGGAAGATAAGAAGGCCAACTATATCAA ACACGCGCTGAGGGAGTACAATATTCACAAAGCATTAGACCACCCTCgaattgtaaaattatatgaCGTATTTGAAATTGACGGCAACTCGTTTTGTACAGTGCTTGAGTACTGTAATGGACATGATCTCGATTTTTATCTCAAACAG CACAAGACAATTCCGGAGCGTGAGGCTCGCTCGATCGTGATGCAAGTCGTGTCAGCGTTGAAGTATTTAAACGAGATCAAGCCCCCAGTGATCCACTACGACTTGAAGCCAGGCAACATCCTCCTCACCGAGGGTAACGTCTGCGGCGAGATCAAGATCACTGACTTCGGTCTGTCCAAAGTGATGGACGAAGAGAATTACAATCCCGACCACGGGATGGACTTAACGAGCCAGGGAGCAGGCACTTATTG GTACCTGCCGCCTGAATGCTTCGTTGTCGGTAAAAACCCACCAAAGATCAGTAGCAAGGTGGACGTTTGGAGTGTGGGAGTAATCTTCTACCAGTGTCTATATGGCAAGAAGCCGTTCGGACACAACCAAAGCCAGGCCACCATACTGGAGGAGAACACAATACTAAAGGCGACCGAGGTGCAGTTTGCTAACAAACCTACGGTCAGCAATGAGGCTAAG AGCTTCATCCGGGCGTGCCTGGCGTACCGCAAGGAGGAGCGCATCGACGTGTTCGGTCTGGCGCGGCACGAGTACCTGCAGCCGCCAATGCCCAAGTCCCGGGGCGCCGGGGGCGCgagcggcgggggcgcggggggcgcgagctcggcgggcggcgcggcggtgcAGGCGGCGGCCTTCAGCTCCAACATGTTCGGCGCGGGCTCGTCGTCCtag